The sequence GATGCGGCTGCAAAAAAGACGTCTTAGATTTTAGGAAGCAGGTGACTTATGGCACGTCTAACACGCACGAAGAAAAAGCCAGTCCAGAAAAAACGGCAACTGATTGCCGATGTAAATCGACGTTCACCCATTACTGAACAATACCGTACGATTCGGACGAACATTGAATATTCGGCAGTTGACACGGAAATTAAATCGCTGCTTGTCACATCTGCCGGCCCTGGGGAGGGGAAGTCAACAACGGCATCCAACTTAGCCGTTGTCATCGCCCAAAATGGGCAAACGGTTTTGCTTATTGATGCAGATATGAGAAAGCCGACGGCTCATTATACATTTGGGCTCATGAACAACCGTGGGTTGACGAATGTGCTGACACGCCAACAAAAGCAGGACGATGTGATTCAGGAAACAAACGTCGAGAATGTTTCCCTGTTGACTTGCGGCCCAATCCCGCCTAACCCAGCTGAATTGTTAAATTCCAAAATGATGGAGCTTGTTTTGCAAGAGGCAAGAGAAAAATATGATATGGTTATTTTGGACACGCCTCCTGTCATGGCTGTTGCCGATGCGCAAATCCTTGCCAATAAAGTCGATGGCACCATTATTGTCACGTCAAGCGGCAAGACTGACAGGGAGCAGTTACAAAAAACGAAAGAGAACCTCGTCAAGGCAAATGCCCATTTGCTTGGCGTTGTGTTAAACAATAAACCGGTTGATGATACAACCTATTATTATTACAAATAATGAACAATCACGATTACTTTTGCCAGTTGAGCCAGCTAGCATCATGAAAGGAGGGGAAGCAAATGATTGATATCCATTGCCATATTCTCCCCGGTCTAGACGATGGGGCGCAAACACGCGAAGATAGTTTGGCGATGGCCCGCGAAGCTATAAAAGAAGGGATTTCTGAAATCATTGCCACCCCCCATCACCAACATCCGTCTTTTCAAAATGATGGTTCTTCCGTCCGCAAAGCAGTAGATGCCTTAAACAATGATTTAGAGGCTGCCGGCATAGAGCTAATCATTCGACCAGGGCAAGAACTCCGCCTTTATGGCGAAATGACTCAGGGATTGGCTAGCGGGAGTGGCCTTGCACTGGCCGACAGCAAATATGTACTGATTGAATTCCCGAGTTCAGAAGTGCCGGCTTATGCAGCAAGGCTGCTTTATGAAATCGGTAGTGAAGGGTATATTCCTGTTATTGCCCATCCAGAACGGAATAAAGTATTCAAGGAAGATCCAGATAAGCTCTATGAACTGGTGAAAAATGGCGCTCTTACCCAGCTTACGTCTTCCAGTGTGACAGGCTACTTTGGCAAAGATATTGCTACCTTTAGCAGAGAGCTTGTCGAAGCCAACCTTGTCCACGTGCTAGCTTCAGATGCCCACAATTTAGTGAACCGCACATTCCGGATGC is a genomic window of Shouchella clausii containing:
- a CDS encoding CpsD/CapB family tyrosine-protein kinase — translated: MARLTRTKKKPVQKKRQLIADVNRRSPITEQYRTIRTNIEYSAVDTEIKSLLVTSAGPGEGKSTTASNLAVVIAQNGQTVLLIDADMRKPTAHYTFGLMNNRGLTNVLTRQQKQDDVIQETNVENVSLLTCGPIPPNPAELLNSKMMELVLQEAREKYDMVILDTPPVMAVADAQILANKVDGTIIVTSSGKTDREQLQKTKENLVKANAHLLGVVLNNKPVDDTTYYYYK
- a CDS encoding tyrosine-protein phosphatase is translated as MIDIHCHILPGLDDGAQTREDSLAMAREAIKEGISEIIATPHHQHPSFQNDGSSVRKAVDALNNDLEAAGIELIIRPGQELRLYGEMTQGLASGSGLALADSKYVLIEFPSSEVPAYAARLLYEIGSEGYIPVIAHPERNKVFKEDPDKLYELVKNGALTQLTSSSVTGYFGKDIATFSRELVEANLVHVLASDAHNLVNRTFRMQEAFHVLEEHYGQDLVYSYQENARLIAEDKHVYLEPPERVVKKRKKWLGLF